The sequence GCCTTTGGATTGGACTGTTAAAAAAGGTTACACAGAGTGCAGTAACACTCTAATCTTGTACACTCTGTTACGTGATATTAATGGAGAGAAACCTGATTGTGTCCTCAAGAATTCTAGTCTATCTGAATATTGGTCTTCGTTTCAGAATATGGCGAATAAGGAGAGAATGAGCATGAGAGATGAAAACATTGATGGGAGCAATGTAACACTCGATAGTGTCTTGTTTACAAAAGATGAAAATTACTTGGCAGATTTGGTATCTAACACTAATATGCAAGAATGTTTAAAAGACAGAGAATACATAAAGAAATGGGAAGATGCTTTCTTTTTCTATGGTGATCATATAGAAAGAATCATAGCAGCCCAGCATAATAAAGGAAAGGAGAGGAAAGACTCTCTAGGTATCTTAGAAGAATTATTAAGACGATATGGTTCAGATAAAAAGCAGCTTGATAAATTAATTAAAAAGGTAATACATCTATCACCGCAATGTTTCAGTAAAATTATAAATCAACCCAAAGAGAAAACTGGTCTGTTCCCTATAGTAATCGGTGTAGATAAAAGAAGTCTTAGAGAACTACCTCTATTTGCATTTAATGAAATAATGGAGCCATTTACTATGTTAACAAATGTAGAGATAGCAACTCTGAAGAAGGAGATGATGTGTTAGAAGTTAGCAAAATAAGGAGAAATTATGGAGTAAATATTACATGTATGATCAAAGATCATAAAAAAAGCATCATATGGTAAAGAATTTCATAGAAAAACCTATGTGCGGTAAGTAGACCAGCCAGTTATATAGATAATTAGAAAAATCAATCTCGTAGTAAAAAAACTTGCCTTTAGATAAAAACAGTTATACATTTTAATAAATCAGAGTTTTATTAAAAATGAAGAGCTTAAAGGAATTATCCTTAAGAATTAAGACTATTAAATCTTCACAGAAGATCACAAAAATAATGCAGATGGTTTCTGCAGCAAAATTATTGCAAAGTCAAAAGAGGCTATCAAACTCAAAGCTATATATATCTAAGCTCCATGGGATTATTTCTTCATTAGTGCTAACTGCAGGTGGAGAACTACTAGCGAAAATTTTAAATGTCGGTAACGAAGATTCTTGCTTAGCATTTATTATAGCATCTGATCGTGGCCTATGCGGCAATTTCAACTCTTCTGTTATCAAGTTTAGTCAAGAGCATATAAATAAATTAATCACAAATGGTAAAAAAGTAGACATCGTATTTCTTGGCAAAAAAGCTTTTGATATGGGTAAAAATAGATTTGACTCTAAAAACATTTTAAAAACTAAGAATAGCAAGGGGATCACACTAAATGATGTAGGTGATTTAATTAATGATATAGACTTAAGTAAATACAATAAGGTTAAAGTTTTTTATAGCAAATTTTATAATACCTTCACGCAAAAGCCAATGATGGAAATAATAAAGCCATGGAGTAATGATTCATCGTTAATTGATAGTTCTTTGATTAAGAAAACAACAGACTATAACTATGAATTTGAACCACAAAATGTTGAGTTCATTTTAAAATCTTTGATTCAAGATTATGTTGGAATTGCTCTTTATTCTGCTTTGCTTGAAAGTGCAACAAGTGAAAATAGTGCTAGAATGGTTGCCATGGAATCAGCAAATAGAAACACTAAAGAAATGCTGAATAAATTAGCACTACTTTATAATCGCTCTCGTCAAGCAGCAATTACAACTGATTTGATTGAAGTGATAGGTGGTGCAGAATCTTTATAGAAACTGAAGGGATAAGAAATGAATATATTAAATATTGCAGCAGACATCACTAAGCTAATAAAAAAGCAAAATCTTGATGCGGAAGTAACTATATATGAAACTAATAAAATCTCAGTTTCTCAGCGCCTATCAAAAGTTGAGCAAATATCACAATCTAAGAATTGTACTATAGGAATCAGGGCTATAGCAGATAAAAACAAAGCTGCATATATTTCCACTAACGATCTAAATAACCTTAGTGATACGGTGAGCCAAGTGGTAGAAATGGCAAAAAATGCTCCAGAAGATCCTTATATTAATTTTGCTATGGAGAGAGGTCACCATGCCTCTTATACGGATTTAAGTATTTTGGATAATAATGTTGTCACTATTGATAATCTAAAAGAAATTGCTGAAGCTGCAGAAAATTCAGCTCTTGAGCATAAAAATATCACGAACTCTGAAGGAGCGTCTTCTTCATATGCTTTAGTAAATACGGTATTATCCACCGTTTCTGGTTTTGTAGGCTCATTTAGCAAATCTACATTTGCTAATCAGGTCTCTGTTGTTGCTGGAAAAGAAAATGAAATGAAGGTTGGTTATGATTACGATGTAGCATGTAATTTTAATGATTTAAAGTCACCAGAGTTAATAGGCAAAGAAGCTGCAAAAAGAGCAGTCGAACAGTTAAATTCACGTACAATAAAAACTGGCAAGTTTCCAGTTATTTTTGAGAAAAGGGCAGCAAAGGCGCTAGTAAAAAGCTTTGCCTCTGCTATAAATGGCAATAGTATCGCAACTAATAGTTCTTTCTTGCGGAATAGCTTAAATACTCAGGTTTTTAGCGATAGAGTTAACATTATTGACGATCCACTGCTCTCAAGAGGAATAGCATCAAGACCCTTTGACGGAGAGGGTATAGTTAGTAAGAAAAACATATTTATAAAAAATGGAATACTACAGAATTGGATTTTAGACCTATATTCTGCTAAAAAATTAAACTTGGAAACAACTGGAAATGCAACCCGCGCAAGCAATGCTGCAATTACCCCTGCAGCCAGTAACCTTTATATTGAAAACGGTAGTGTATCATTTGAAGAGCTGATCAGGGAAGTAAAAGAAGGTATATATGTAACAGATTTATTTGGTTTTGGTGTCAATGTGATTAATGGTGATTATAGCCAAGGAGCATCAGGATTTTTCATAGAAAATGGAAAAATAACATACCCGATACATGAGATTACTATTGCTAGCAATTTAAGCTACATGTTTATCAACTTGGCCCTAGCAGATGATCTCACATTTTGTGGGCAATTTAATTCACCAACAATTAAAGTTAATGAAATGACAGTTGCTGGTTCTCTTAATAATTAAAAAATTTAGTTGCATTAAGAACAATAACTGTATATTATTATTCTGTAATGTTAAGAATAGACTATGGAGTACAAAGGTTTAGTTTCAAGAGCTAGACTTAAGACATTCTCAATCATAATTTCAAAGTTTTTCATCACATTAATAATATTAATTAATAACTGGAGTAGTTTAAATGGAATACGGTAATGTAAAATGGTTTAATGCCGAAAAAGGCTATGGTTTCATCAAGCCAGAAGGTAATGGGGCAGACGTTTTTGTACACATCAGTGTGCTCGAGCGTTCAGGAATAAGACCTGATCAACTTAAAGGAGAAAATACGGAGAAGGGGAAAAAAGGAGAGAGAGTAAGTTATGAGATTAAAGAAGAAGTTGGCAGAGATGGGAAATCAAAAAAATCTGCAATAAACTTAAGATTGGAAGATTGATCATATATGAAATCTTTTAATAGAGTGAACATATTGTGAGTAATTTTCATGAGATGGAGCTCCCGATCTTGCTTAAGCAAGCGCTAGATGAAAATAATCTTTCTCTTCCAACTCCTATTCAAGCGCAGGCGATTCCTTTAGCACTAAAGGGTAAGGATATTCTTGGGTCGGCACAGACAGGAACAGGGAAAACTCTAGCGTTTGCTATCCCACTTGTTGCAAAATTGCTAGATAAATCCAGTACGGGATTAGCTTTAGTTATTGTGCCTACAAGAGAGCTTGCAAGCCAAGTAAAAAGGGAAATAGAAGAAAAGCTTTTACCTAAAGGTTCAATGTTTAAGCTTGCTTTATTGATTGGTGGGGAACCTATCTTCCCGCAAATAAAACAGCTTAATGCAAAACCTAAAATTATAGTAGGTACACCTGGCCGTATTATTGATCATATCAAACGCAAAACTCTATCTCCTCATAATATTAGTACTCTTGTACTTGATGAAACGGATCGTATGTTTGATATGGGCTTTGGAGTTCAGATTGAAGAAATTATGAAACACCTACCAAAACAAAGGCAAACCTTTATGTTTTCTGCAACTCTTCCGAGTAATATAGTGAAGCTTGCTGAACGATATCTTAATCAGCCAGAGCGTATCTCCGTTGATCATGATATTGTAACTTTTAAAAAAATAAAACAGGAAATCATATATGTTACAGAATCAGCTAAGTACGACAAGCTCTTAACACAGCTGATTGAACGAGAAGGATCTGTTATTATTTTTGTAAAAACGAAGCATGGGGCAGATCAACTAGCTGACAAACTACGCAAAGATGATTATAGTGCTTTGGCAATTCATGGTGATTTAAGACAACAAAAACGTGAAAGGGTTCTTAATTCTTTTCGCCGTGGTCGTAATCAAATTATGGTTGCAACTGATGTAGCTTCTCGTGGTCTTGATATCCCGCACATTCAACATGTTATCAACTATGATATACCGCAATCGCAAGACGACTATACTCATCGTATAGGTAGAACTGCGCGTGCAGGAGCTGAAGGGTTTGCATTATCTTTCATTACACCACAGGATAAGAGAAAATTACCTGCACTCGATCAAAATGAAGGAGAGCCAAATTTTGATAGTAAAGTACCGTTTAAAAAACATAACGTCAAAAGCAAAAAGGTTTTTAAAAGACCAGGTGCGTTAGACGTTAAATATGGTAGGAAAAAGGTCAATACTTTCAAAAAGAAAAGTAGAGTATTAGCGAAGGCGTATTAGCAGAAAACATGAGTGTATTAGATATACATGAGGGTTTGAGCACCTCAGCGACAACTCAATTGCATGCAAAAGTAGGGCTTCGAAAGAAGCCTATTGCTTTTAATCCAAAATTTGGGTTTTAAGCTAGCTATGCAAGAGTTCTATTGTCTTAAAAAGAGTGCCCATATTTTCAGTCAATCTAAGAAATTCACTAAAAATCCTATTTTTTTGCGCTTCGTTTGCATTTTTCATCAAAGCCTGTGCTCTTTCCTTTATTCCAAAGGAGTATAAAAATTCTCTTTGAGTTGAAATTTCACAATCTACGTACTTTAATGAATCTTTCAGCGCTTGAAAATTCACAAGCGCAGTAATATCACTACTCCCAACATTCTCAAGAAAATTGGAATATTTATGCTGCTTTATTGATTGCAAAGTGCTCCTATAAGAAGGATATATATAACCATAATCTATGATTAAGACGGCTCCCTTATTATTATATATCTTCTTCTCAAGTTTTTTTAATATTTCAATTCCAGCATGGCATATTTCTACTACTGCACCATTAAAACCATCTGTCATCCCAGTGCGTGACACTGGGATCCAGGAATTGGATAATGCTAGTTCCGATTGAGAGAGTCTGG is a genomic window of Wolbachia endosymbiont of Folsomia candida containing:
- a CDS encoding ankyrin repeat domain-containing protein yields the protein MNEAEQKELNRELYINIIKVDVERVLECIEAGADVNKVPLDMMGTPICTAAQRGNECIINALIKAGANVNFQGIYVSFDDMKAGIDFSDKDIKNLTPLHIAAKEGHNNHVIDILLDAGADLNVKDAHGMTPLDWTVKKGYTECSNTLILYTLLRDINGEKPDCVLKNSSLSEYWSSFQNMANKERMSMRDENIDGSNVTLDSVLFTKDENYLADLVSNTNMQECLKDREYIKKWEDAFFFYGDHIERIIAAQHNKGKERKDSLGILEELLRRYGSDKKQLDKLIKKVIHLSPQCFSKIINQPKEKTGLFPIVIGVDKRSLRELPLFAFNEIMEPFTMLTNVEIATLKKEMMC
- the atpG gene encoding ATP synthase F1 subunit gamma, which translates into the protein MKSLKELSLRIKTIKSSQKITKIMQMVSAAKLLQSQKRLSNSKLYISKLHGIISSLVLTAGGELLAKILNVGNEDSCLAFIIASDRGLCGNFNSSVIKFSQEHINKLITNGKKVDIVFLGKKAFDMGKNRFDSKNILKTKNSKGITLNDVGDLINDIDLSKYNKVKVFYSKFYNTFTQKPMMEIIKPWSNDSSLIDSSLIKKTTDYNYEFEPQNVEFILKSLIQDYVGIALYSALLESATSENSARMVAMESANRNTKEMLNKLALLYNRSRQAAITTDLIEVIGGAESL
- a CDS encoding TldD/PmbA family protein; this encodes MNILNIAADITKLIKKQNLDAEVTIYETNKISVSQRLSKVEQISQSKNCTIGIRAIADKNKAAYISTNDLNNLSDTVSQVVEMAKNAPEDPYINFAMERGHHASYTDLSILDNNVVTIDNLKEIAEAAENSALEHKNITNSEGASSSYALVNTVLSTVSGFVGSFSKSTFANQVSVVAGKENEMKVGYDYDVACNFNDLKSPELIGKEAAKRAVEQLNSRTIKTGKFPVIFEKRAAKALVKSFASAINGNSIATNSSFLRNSLNTQVFSDRVNIIDDPLLSRGIASRPFDGEGIVSKKNIFIKNGILQNWILDLYSAKKLNLETTGNATRASNAAITPAASNLYIENGSVSFEELIREVKEGIYVTDLFGFGVNVINGDYSQGASGFFIENGKITYPIHEITIASNLSYMFINLALADDLTFCGQFNSPTIKVNEMTVAGSLNN
- a CDS encoding cold-shock protein encodes the protein MEYGNVKWFNAEKGYGFIKPEGNGADVFVHISVLERSGIRPDQLKGENTEKGKKGERVSYEIKEEVGRDGKSKKSAINLRLED